A single window of Jiangella alkaliphila DNA harbors:
- a CDS encoding phosphatase domain-containing protein has translation MNRPVAVVDIDGVLADVQHRLHHLNRRPKNWAGFFGAMSDDTPYAEGIELVTLLANEHEVVYLSGRPERTRAVTRSWLAENGAPAGTIMLRPDDDRRPARQFKVGVLRRLSAHRDVAMLVDDDPAVCTAARAAGFTVYEVEWSRPDPTLFSAQEADGRT, from the coding sequence ATGAACCGCCCCGTCGCCGTCGTCGACATCGACGGCGTCCTCGCCGACGTCCAGCACCGGCTGCACCACCTGAACCGGCGCCCGAAGAACTGGGCTGGCTTCTTCGGTGCGATGAGCGACGACACGCCGTACGCCGAGGGCATCGAGCTGGTCACGCTGCTGGCGAACGAGCATGAGGTCGTCTACCTCAGCGGCCGGCCCGAGCGCACCCGCGCCGTCACCCGGTCGTGGCTGGCCGAGAACGGCGCGCCGGCCGGCACGATCATGCTCCGCCCCGACGACGACCGCCGGCCCGCGCGCCAGTTCAAGGTCGGCGTGCTGCGCCGGTTGTCGGCCCACCGCGACGTCGCCATGCTGGTCGACGACGACCCCGCCGTCTGTACCGCCGCCCGTGCGGCCGGGTTCACCGTCTACGAGGTCGAGTGGAGCCGCCCCGACCCGACGCTGTTCAGCGCCCAAGAGGCCGACGGCCGCACCTGA
- a CDS encoding zinc-binding dehydrogenase produces the protein MHAIEVREFGGPEVLIARELPDPVAGPGQVVVGLAAADVIYLDTLLRGGWGGEHFPINLPYVPGGGGAGTVLTVGDGVDPAWVGRRVLARGAGGYAARMATDVDQIVPVPDEVGWADAAALLHDGVTAIELLRHAPVAAGDTVLVAAAAGGAGSLLVQLASGSGARVVAGARGERKLALARELGADVAVDYSEDGWQHRVRAATGGDGVSVAFDGAGGGLGGAAFDTVAPGGKFVTYGTAGGGFTEIDPELAAARRVQVTNALARQLERPAVRELLAEALTLTAAGRIRPAIGATHPLDRAADAHAALEARATLGKSLLLT, from the coding sequence ATGCATGCCATCGAAGTGCGTGAGTTCGGCGGACCCGAGGTCCTCATCGCCCGCGAGCTGCCCGACCCCGTCGCCGGGCCCGGCCAGGTCGTCGTAGGGCTGGCCGCGGCCGACGTCATCTACCTGGACACGCTGCTGCGCGGTGGGTGGGGCGGGGAGCACTTCCCGATCAACCTGCCGTACGTGCCCGGCGGCGGGGGAGCGGGCACCGTCCTGACCGTGGGCGACGGTGTCGACCCCGCCTGGGTCGGCCGGCGGGTGCTGGCCCGCGGCGCCGGCGGCTACGCGGCGCGCATGGCCACCGACGTCGACCAGATCGTGCCGGTGCCCGACGAGGTCGGCTGGGCCGACGCGGCCGCCCTGCTGCACGACGGCGTGACGGCGATCGAGCTGCTCCGCCACGCGCCGGTCGCGGCCGGCGACACCGTCCTCGTCGCGGCGGCCGCCGGGGGAGCCGGGTCCCTGCTGGTCCAGCTGGCCAGCGGCTCCGGCGCCCGGGTCGTCGCGGGCGCCCGTGGCGAGCGCAAGCTGGCCCTGGCCCGCGAGCTGGGCGCCGACGTCGCCGTCGACTACTCCGAGGACGGCTGGCAGCACCGCGTCCGCGCGGCCACCGGCGGCGACGGCGTCAGTGTCGCGTTCGACGGTGCCGGCGGCGGGCTCGGCGGCGCGGCGTTCGACACCGTCGCGCCCGGCGGAAAGTTCGTCACCTACGGCACCGCCGGCGGCGGGTTCACCGAGATCGACCCCGAGCTGGCCGCCGCCCGCCGGGTCCAGGTGACGAACGCGCTGGCCAGGCAGCTGGAGCGGCCGGCCGTCCGCGAGCTGCTCGCCGAGGCGCTGACGCTGACCGCGGCCGGCCGCATCCGCCCGGCGATCGGCGCCACCCACCCGCTGGACCGCGCCGCCGACGCGCACGCCGCCCTCGAGGCCCGCGCGACGCTGGGCAAGTCGCTCCTGCTCACCTGA
- a CDS encoding prepilin peptidase, translating into MTLVLVLAAAGLVAGALLPLLIARIPDRPPVTVPSEPAPGPEPAPEHLSPELVEGGRPPTPIPYRELAAAPRLVLWLAVATAAVWALLALARDGAANAPEDLPAYLVAGLLGVALAYVDLRTQLLPDWLNLTALGAAGAWLTVAAALTGDWGAYGRAWAAAGACLAFYLLLALLRPADLGLGDVKLSASLGLLLGWVGWTTVASGVFLAFLAGAAIGIVLLAVGRAGRRTSLPFGPPMLVGALAALLLA; encoded by the coding sequence GTGACCCTGGTGCTCGTGCTGGCCGCGGCCGGCCTGGTCGCCGGTGCGCTGCTGCCCCTGCTGATCGCCCGGATCCCGGACCGGCCGCCGGTCACCGTCCCGTCCGAGCCGGCGCCGGGCCCGGAGCCCGCACCGGAACACCTCTCGCCCGAGCTGGTCGAGGGCGGCCGCCCGCCCACCCCGATCCCGTACCGCGAGCTTGCCGCCGCGCCCCGGCTGGTCCTCTGGCTGGCGGTCGCGACGGCGGCCGTGTGGGCACTGCTGGCGCTGGCCCGGGACGGCGCGGCGAACGCGCCGGAGGACCTCCCGGCCTACCTCGTGGCCGGGCTGCTCGGCGTCGCGCTGGCCTACGTCGACCTGCGCACCCAGCTGCTGCCCGACTGGCTGAACCTGACGGCGCTCGGCGCGGCGGGCGCCTGGCTGACGGTCGCGGCCGCGCTCACCGGCGACTGGGGCGCGTACGGACGGGCCTGGGCGGCGGCCGGCGCGTGCCTGGCGTTCTACCTGCTGCTGGCGCTGCTGCGACCGGCCGACCTGGGGCTCGGCGACGTGAAGCTGTCGGCGTCGCTGGGGCTGCTGCTCGGCTGGGTCGGCTGGACGACGGTCGCGTCGGGGGTGTTCCTGGCGTTCCTGGCCGGCGCCGCGATCGGGATCGTGCTGCTGGCGGTGGGGCGGGCGGGCCGGCGGACGAGCCTGCCGTTCGGCCCGCCGATGCTCGTCGGCGCGCTGGCCGCCCTGCTGCTGGCTTGA
- a CDS encoding shikimate dehydrogenase: MTRCAVLGSPIAHSLSPVIHRAAYRQLGLDWEYTAHEVGEAELPAYVGALGPEWRGLSLTMPLKRAALDVATTVSDVAATVGAANTLIRRDDGGWDADNTDVPGVVATLREAGAAVAAPVCVWGGGATAAGVLAALAFLESGPVHVHVRSEARAGAALAVAAALGHPAEPAPWAVLPACADAGVTVSTAPAGALDELSRQVAAGAAAGAERPRRVLFDVVYDPWPTPVAAAWQAAGGVVAGGLDLLVHQAAGQLRLMTGADVPADLLRSAALAAIGART, encoded by the coding sequence CTGACCCGCTGCGCGGTGCTCGGCTCGCCGATCGCGCACTCGCTGTCGCCGGTCATCCACCGCGCCGCGTACCGGCAGCTCGGGCTGGACTGGGAGTACACCGCGCACGAGGTCGGCGAGGCGGAGCTGCCCGCGTACGTCGGCGCGCTCGGCCCTGAGTGGCGCGGCCTCTCGCTGACGATGCCGCTCAAGCGGGCCGCGCTGGACGTCGCCACGACAGTGTCCGACGTCGCGGCGACCGTGGGAGCGGCGAACACGCTGATCCGCCGCGACGACGGCGGCTGGGACGCCGACAACACCGACGTCCCGGGCGTCGTGGCGACGCTGCGCGAGGCCGGTGCGGCGGTGGCCGCGCCGGTCTGCGTGTGGGGCGGCGGCGCGACGGCGGCCGGCGTGCTGGCGGCGCTGGCGTTCCTGGAGAGCGGGCCGGTGCATGTGCACGTCCGCTCGGAGGCGCGGGCCGGTGCGGCGCTGGCCGTCGCGGCCGCGCTCGGTCACCCGGCCGAGCCCGCGCCGTGGGCCGTCCTGCCCGCCTGTGCCGACGCCGGCGTGACGGTGTCGACGGCGCCGGCTGGCGCCCTGGACGAACTCTCGCGCCAGGTGGCGGCCGGCGCCGCCGCGGGCGCCGAGCGGCCGCGCCGGGTGCTGTTCGACGTCGTGTACGACCCGTGGCCGACGCCGGTCGCGGCGGCCTGGCAGGCGGCCGGGGGTGTCGTGGCCGGCGGCCTCGACCTCCTCGTCCACCAGGCGGCCGGACAGCTGCGGCTGATGACCGGCGCCGACGTCCCGGCGGACCTGCTGCGCTCGGCGGCGCTGGCGGCGATCGGCGCCCGCACGTGA
- the mltG gene encoding endolytic transglycosylase MltG, producing MSDLYTSEEEIVRPRRQRRRRRKRSRFGSFVAVLASLTVIGAVLGGIYYGGSAVLNSVDGLFGEAEDFPGPGTGEVPVTIEDGATLRAMGATLVDAGVVASQDAFIAAADENPEARSIQPGNYVLRSEMTAADAVAALVAGEGGARVSLPEGYRVRQTVARLAEVSGFTAEELQAAVDAAMLPEYAEGEAEGFLYPASYDLGGEVTPETLVAAMVAQFEQTATSVDLVNRADALGYTPRQIVTVASIVQREVSNEEDMPRVAEVIYNRLNGACEANGVVQERLQMDSTVHYAVDDYSSVYTTPEMREVDSPYNTYRESGLPPGPIASPGEAALAAALNPAGNGDCYFVAVNLETGETAFAVTAADHDANIARLDAYCEESDLC from the coding sequence ATGAGTGACCTGTACACGTCGGAGGAGGAGATCGTCCGCCCCCGGCGTCAGCGGCGCCGCCGGCGCAAACGCAGCCGGTTCGGTTCGTTCGTGGCGGTCCTGGCCTCGCTCACCGTCATCGGTGCGGTGCTGGGCGGAATCTACTACGGCGGCAGCGCGGTGCTGAACAGCGTCGACGGCCTGTTCGGCGAGGCCGAGGACTTCCCCGGGCCGGGCACCGGCGAGGTACCGGTCACGATCGAGGACGGCGCGACGCTGCGGGCCATGGGCGCCACGCTGGTCGACGCCGGCGTCGTCGCCAGCCAGGACGCGTTCATCGCCGCCGCCGACGAGAACCCCGAGGCGCGCTCCATCCAGCCCGGCAACTACGTGCTGCGCAGCGAGATGACCGCCGCCGACGCCGTCGCCGCGCTGGTCGCCGGTGAGGGCGGCGCGCGGGTCTCGCTGCCCGAGGGCTACCGCGTCCGGCAAACCGTCGCGCGGCTGGCCGAGGTGTCCGGGTTCACCGCCGAGGAGCTGCAGGCCGCCGTCGACGCCGCGATGCTGCCCGAGTACGCCGAGGGCGAGGCCGAGGGCTTCCTCTATCCGGCCTCCTACGACCTCGGCGGCGAGGTCACGCCCGAGACGCTGGTCGCCGCGATGGTTGCCCAGTTCGAGCAGACCGCCACCAGCGTCGACCTCGTCAACCGCGCCGACGCGCTCGGCTACACGCCGCGCCAGATCGTCACCGTCGCCAGCATCGTGCAGCGCGAGGTGAGCAACGAGGAGGACATGCCCCGGGTCGCCGAGGTGATCTACAACCGGCTCAACGGCGCCTGCGAGGCGAACGGCGTGGTGCAGGAGCGGCTGCAGATGGACTCCACCGTCCACTACGCCGTCGACGACTACTCCAGCGTGTACACGACGCCGGAGATGCGCGAGGTCGACTCGCCGTACAACACGTACCGCGAGTCCGGCCTGCCGCCTGGCCCGATCGCGTCGCCGGGGGAGGCGGCGCTGGCGGCCGCGCTCAACCCGGCCGGCAACGGCGACTGCTACTTCGTCGCGGTGAACCTGGAGACCGGCGAGACGGCGTTCGCGGTCACGGCGGCCGACCACGACGCGAACATCGCGCGTCTGGACGCGTACTGCGAGGAGAGCGACCTGTGCTGA
- the ruvX gene encoding Holliday junction resolvase RuvX, with product MRRGARLGVDVGTVRIGVASCDRDGLIATPVETVRRGKGDLRRIRDLAHEYDVIEIVLGLPRSLDGKEHAAAAHARAFGADLARYVAPCRVRLVDERLSTTVAARGMRASGVSSRAGRPAVDQAAAMVILQDALDAERATGEPPGEVLTVTDE from the coding sequence GTGAGGCGGGGCGCCAGACTGGGGGTCGATGTCGGGACGGTCCGCATCGGGGTCGCCTCGTGCGACCGCGATGGGCTGATCGCCACGCCGGTCGAGACGGTCCGCCGGGGGAAGGGCGATCTGCGGCGGATCCGCGATCTGGCGCACGAGTACGACGTGATCGAGATCGTGCTCGGATTACCGCGTAGTCTCGATGGGAAGGAGCACGCGGCGGCCGCGCACGCCCGGGCCTTTGGTGCCGATTTAGCCCGTTATGTGGCACCATGCCGGGTGCGACTGGTCGACGAGCGGTTGAGCACGACCGTCGCCGCGCGCGGGATGCGAGCCAGTGGTGTCTCGTCGCGTGCGGGTCGCCCGGCGGTGGACCAGGCCGCGGCGATGGTGATCCTGCAAGATGCGCTGGACGCGGAGCGTGCGACCGGTGAGCCGCCTGGAGAGGTGCTGACGGTAACGGATGAGTGA
- the alaS gene encoding alanine--tRNA ligase: METAEIRRRFLDHFEGNGHSVVPSASLISPDPSLLFTVAGMVPFIPYLTGQQTPPWQRATSVQKCIRTGDIEEVGKTTRHGTFFQMNGNFSFGDYFKEGAISYAWDLITKSHDDGGYGFGEDKIWVTVYHDDDEAAQLWKKVAGLPDERIQRRGLLDNYWHTGQPGPGGPCSEIYIDRGAEHGPDGGPVVDEDRFLEIWNLVFMQEQITDVKAKDDFTVVGDLPSKNIDTGMGLERVAYLLQGVDNMYEIDQVRPTLQRAADLSGRRYGADHTDDVRMRVVADHVRSSLMLIGDGVTPSNEGRGYVLRRLLRRSVRAMRLLGVEDTTIPELLPVAKDCMKAAYPELESDFDRISSVAFAEEEAFRRTLVTGTQIFDLAADEAKRAGEFALPGDTAFKLHDTYGFPIDLTLEMAAEQGLKVDEGHFRRLMTEQRERARADAKAKKTGGADTSAYRQLRDAGPTPFTGYEELETESRVRGLLLDGMAVPGASEGETLEVVLDRTPFYAESGGQDSDAGVITGDGFELEVLDVQRPVKGLIVHQVRVLKGEVISGQDVHAKVDREWRVGACQAHSGTHIVHAALRQVLGPQALQSGSYNKPGYLRLDFAWGQALGAQTRSEVEEVANLAVRRDHAVSATYMPLERAREVGALALFGETYDEEVRVVEMGGAWSRELCGGTHVAHSSQVGLITLTGESSVGAGSRRVEAFVGIEGFRHLAKERTLVSQLADLLKVQPDQLPERVERLVAQVRDAEKELAKARSSELGAQAAELAASARDVYGVSFVSHTAPDGTAADELRSLALDVRGRLGAERPVVVAVAGAGESGRPSVVVAVNEPGREWGVKAGALVRVAAQTLGGGGGGKDDVAQGGGTDASKIGDALTQVEHSIGQAVTG, translated from the coding sequence ATGGAGACCGCCGAGATCCGCCGCCGGTTCCTCGACCACTTCGAGGGGAACGGCCACAGCGTCGTCCCCAGCGCCTCGCTGATCTCGCCCGACCCGTCGCTGCTGTTCACCGTGGCGGGCATGGTGCCGTTCATCCCGTATCTCACCGGGCAGCAGACGCCGCCGTGGCAGCGCGCCACCAGCGTGCAGAAGTGCATCCGCACCGGCGACATCGAAGAGGTCGGCAAGACCACGCGGCACGGCACCTTCTTCCAGATGAACGGCAACTTCTCCTTCGGCGACTACTTCAAGGAAGGCGCCATCTCCTACGCCTGGGACCTCATCACGAAGTCCCACGACGACGGCGGCTACGGGTTCGGCGAGGACAAGATCTGGGTCACCGTCTACCACGACGACGACGAGGCCGCGCAGCTGTGGAAGAAGGTCGCCGGGCTGCCCGACGAGCGCATCCAGCGGCGCGGCCTGCTCGACAACTACTGGCACACCGGCCAGCCCGGCCCGGGCGGCCCGTGCAGCGAGATCTACATCGACCGCGGCGCCGAGCACGGGCCCGACGGCGGCCCGGTCGTCGACGAGGACCGCTTCCTGGAGATCTGGAACCTGGTCTTCATGCAGGAGCAGATCACCGACGTCAAGGCGAAGGACGACTTCACCGTCGTCGGCGACCTGCCGTCGAAGAACATCGACACCGGCATGGGCCTGGAGCGCGTCGCCTACCTGCTGCAGGGCGTCGACAACATGTACGAGATCGACCAGGTCCGCCCGACGCTGCAGCGCGCGGCCGACCTCTCCGGCAGGCGGTACGGCGCCGACCACACCGACGACGTCCGCATGCGGGTCGTCGCCGACCACGTCCGCAGCTCGCTGATGCTGATCGGCGACGGCGTCACCCCGTCCAACGAGGGCCGCGGTTATGTGCTGCGGCGCCTGCTGCGGCGCAGCGTCCGGGCCATGCGGCTGCTCGGTGTCGAGGACACCACCATCCCCGAGCTGCTGCCGGTCGCGAAGGACTGCATGAAGGCGGCGTACCCGGAGCTGGAGTCCGACTTCGATCGCATCTCCTCCGTCGCGTTCGCCGAGGAGGAGGCGTTCCGCCGCACGCTGGTCACCGGCACGCAGATCTTCGACCTCGCGGCCGACGAGGCGAAGCGGGCGGGCGAGTTCGCGCTGCCCGGCGACACCGCGTTCAAGCTGCACGACACCTACGGCTTCCCGATCGACCTCACCCTCGAGATGGCGGCCGAGCAGGGGCTGAAGGTCGACGAGGGGCACTTCCGCCGGCTGATGACCGAGCAGCGCGAGCGGGCCAGGGCCGACGCGAAGGCAAAGAAGACGGGTGGCGCCGACACCAGCGCCTACCGGCAGCTGCGCGACGCCGGCCCGACGCCGTTCACCGGCTACGAGGAGCTCGAGACCGAGAGCCGGGTCCGCGGCCTGCTGCTCGACGGCATGGCCGTCCCGGGCGCCAGCGAGGGCGAGACGCTGGAGGTCGTCCTCGACCGCACGCCGTTCTACGCGGAGTCCGGCGGCCAGGACAGCGACGCCGGCGTCATCACCGGCGACGGCTTCGAGCTCGAGGTGCTCGACGTCCAGCGCCCGGTCAAGGGCCTGATCGTGCACCAGGTGCGGGTTCTCAAAGGCGAGGTCATCAGCGGCCAGGACGTCCACGCCAAGGTCGATCGCGAGTGGCGCGTCGGCGCCTGCCAGGCGCACTCCGGCACGCACATCGTGCACGCCGCGCTGCGCCAGGTGCTCGGCCCGCAGGCGCTGCAGAGCGGTTCCTACAACAAGCCCGGCTACCTGCGGCTGGACTTCGCGTGGGGGCAGGCGCTCGGCGCGCAGACCCGCAGCGAGGTCGAGGAGGTCGCGAACCTCGCCGTGCGCCGCGACCACGCGGTCTCGGCCACGTACATGCCACTCGAGCGGGCCCGTGAGGTCGGCGCGCTGGCGCTGTTCGGCGAGACGTACGACGAAGAGGTGCGGGTCGTCGAGATGGGCGGCGCGTGGTCGCGTGAGCTGTGCGGCGGCACGCACGTGGCGCACTCGTCCCAGGTCGGGCTGATCACGCTGACGGGCGAGAGCTCGGTCGGCGCCGGGTCGCGCCGGGTCGAGGCGTTCGTCGGCATCGAGGGCTTCCGCCACCTGGCGAAGGAGCGCACGCTGGTCAGCCAGCTGGCCGACCTGCTCAAGGTCCAGCCCGACCAGCTGCCCGAGCGGGTCGAGCGGCTCGTCGCGCAGGTCCGCGACGCTGAGAAGGAGCTGGCGAAGGCGCGCTCGTCCGAGCTGGGCGCCCAGGCGGCCGAGCTGGCGGCGTCCGCGCGCGACGTCTACGGCGTCTCGTTCGTCTCGCACACCGCGCCCGACGGCACCGCCGCCGACGAGCTGCGCTCGCTGGCGCTCGACGTCCGCGGCCGGCTCGGCGCCGAGCGGCCCGTGGTGGTCGCGGTGGCCGGCGCCGGTGAGAGTGGGCGGCCCAGCGTCGTCGTCGCCGTGAACGAGCCCGGCCGCGAGTGGGGCGTCAAGGCCGGCGCTCTGGTCCGGGTCGCGGCCCAGACCCTCGGCGGCGGCGGTGGCGGCAAGGACGACGTCGCGCAGGGCGGTGGCACCGACGCGAGCAAGATCGGCGACGCGTTGACGCAGGTGGAACACTCCATCGGCCAAGCCGTGACCGGCTAG
- a CDS encoding DUF6167 family protein: MSKLFWIALGATAGVLVVRRLTKAAESLTPEGAADRVAGGLRNVGDAVRGFTDEVRAGMAERDAELRYALGIAPDGTGKPGVADPDAVDDLFHTHPRGTF; encoded by the coding sequence ATGAGCAAGCTGTTCTGGATCGCCCTCGGCGCCACCGCCGGGGTCCTCGTCGTCCGCCGGCTCACCAAGGCGGCCGAGAGCCTGACGCCCGAGGGCGCGGCCGACCGCGTCGCCGGCGGCTTGCGCAACGTCGGCGACGCCGTCCGTGGGTTCACCGACGAGGTCCGCGCCGGCATGGCCGAGCGCGACGCCGAGCTGCGCTACGCCCTGGGCATCGCACCCGACGGCACCGGCAAGCCCGGCGTCGCCGACCCCGACGCCGTCGACGACCTGTTCCACACGCACCCGAGAGGCACGTTCTGA
- a CDS encoding DUF948 domain-containing protein, with product MSVGEIAGLLAAAALVALVGFLAVPILKLGRTVDEFTLVVRDIRKEHVAKTAVTVDETNELLASTNAQLQRIDAITSNAQTVTTNVAAMSSLFAATLGGPLVRTAAFTYGVRRALAARRSRR from the coding sequence ATGTCCGTAGGCGAGATCGCCGGGTTGCTGGCCGCCGCCGCCCTGGTCGCGCTGGTCGGTTTCCTCGCCGTGCCGATCCTGAAACTGGGCCGCACGGTCGACGAGTTCACCCTCGTGGTGCGCGACATCCGCAAGGAGCACGTCGCCAAGACCGCCGTCACGGTCGACGAGACCAACGAGCTGCTGGCGTCCACCAACGCCCAGCTCCAGCGCATCGACGCCATCACGTCGAACGCGCAGACCGTCACCACCAACGTCGCCGCCATGTCGTCGCTGTTCGCGGCGACGCTCGGCGGGCCGCTGGTGCGCACGGCGGCGTTCACCTACGGCGTGCGCCGGGCCCTCGCCGCCCGCCGGAGCCGGCGATGA
- a CDS encoding YdeI/OmpD-associated family protein, whose protein sequence is MSEVLTFVDAAGWDAWLAAHHDSSDGVVLRIARKGAPGLTIGAALEVALCHGWIDSVRRRGDDQYFLQRYSPRRDGSPWSAVNVALVEELTAAGRMGPGGLAQVAAAKADGRWDAAYASQATATVPPDLAAALDADPEARTAFDALTKTGRYAILLALMKARTPAAREKALGKALAGLRSGRLP, encoded by the coding sequence GTGAGCGAGGTGCTCACGTTCGTGGACGCGGCCGGCTGGGACGCCTGGCTGGCCGCGCACCACGACAGCAGCGACGGCGTCGTCCTGCGGATCGCGCGGAAGGGCGCGCCGGGCCTGACGATCGGCGCGGCGCTGGAGGTGGCGCTGTGCCACGGCTGGATCGACAGCGTCCGGCGGCGCGGCGACGACCAGTACTTCCTGCAGCGCTACTCGCCGCGCCGCGACGGCAGCCCGTGGTCGGCGGTGAACGTCGCGCTGGTCGAGGAGCTGACGGCGGCCGGCCGGATGGGTCCCGGGGGACTGGCCCAGGTCGCCGCCGCCAAGGCCGACGGCCGGTGGGACGCCGCCTACGCCTCCCAGGCGACGGCGACGGTCCCGCCGGACCTCGCGGCGGCCCTCGACGCCGACCCGGAAGCGCGGACCGCGTTCGACGCGCTGACGAAGACCGGCCGGTACGCGATCCTGCTGGCGCTGATGAAGGCCCGCACCCCGGCGGCCCGCGAGAAGGCGCTGGGAAAGGCGTTGGCCGGGCTGCGGTCCGGTCGCCTACCCTGA
- a CDS encoding VOC family protein: protein MSVELRGFCTLNFYADDMAAARAWYTEVLGQEPYFEATDPASGAVGYYEWRVGDHQDEFGVINRAWRSPADPTTPEAPGGAVMNWHVDDLDGTLERLVELGATVHQPRVDRTAGFANATVADPFGNLLGLMYNPHWKAMADGTEEA, encoded by the coding sequence ATGAGCGTCGAACTGCGCGGCTTCTGCACCCTGAACTTCTACGCCGACGACATGGCCGCCGCCCGCGCCTGGTACACCGAGGTGCTCGGCCAGGAGCCGTACTTCGAGGCGACCGACCCGGCGTCCGGGGCCGTCGGCTACTACGAGTGGCGCGTCGGCGACCACCAGGACGAGTTCGGCGTCATCAACCGGGCGTGGCGGTCGCCGGCCGACCCGACCACGCCGGAAGCGCCCGGCGGAGCGGTGATGAACTGGCACGTCGACGACCTCGACGGCACGCTGGAAAGGCTGGTCGAGCTGGGCGCCACCGTCCACCAGCCGCGGGTCGACCGCACCGCCGGGTTCGCCAACGCCACCGTCGCCGACCCGTTCGGCAACCTCCTCGGCCTCATGTACAACCCGCACTGGAAGGCCATGGCCGACGGGACGGAGGAGGCGTGA
- a CDS encoding helix-turn-helix transcriptional regulator: protein MLETSVRLLRLLSLLQVRREWSGAELAARLEVTTRTVRNDIERLRIMGYEVDSTTGPAGGYRLGAGSSLPPLILDDDEAVAVVLGLRAAAAGSVTGIEETSLRALAKLERTLPSRLRHRIDALRSATASAAGVGARVDADVLTAVAAAVHGREQLRFDYAGHDGAATVRRTEPYQLVYTGRRWYLLAWDLDRDDWRTFRADRIRPKIPTGPRFAPREPPGGDAVAHVLRGVGSLAYREQARVRLDAPIDVVRDKITAMGGLVTELEDGSCLLQTGGDSWHDLAGYLGSLGVGFEVLDPPELRDHLRSLAERYLAAATRRPPDPS, encoded by the coding sequence ATGTTGGAGACGTCGGTACGGCTGCTGCGGCTGCTGTCGTTGCTGCAGGTCAGGCGCGAGTGGTCGGGTGCGGAGCTGGCGGCGCGCCTCGAGGTGACCACGCGGACGGTGCGCAACGACATCGAGCGGCTGCGGATCATGGGCTACGAGGTCGACTCCACCACCGGCCCGGCCGGCGGCTACCGCCTGGGCGCCGGGTCGTCGCTGCCCCCGCTGATCCTGGACGACGACGAGGCGGTCGCGGTCGTGCTGGGGCTTCGCGCGGCCGCCGCGGGCTCCGTCACCGGCATCGAGGAGACGTCCCTGCGGGCGCTGGCCAAGCTGGAGCGGACGCTGCCGTCGCGGCTGCGCCACCGCATCGACGCCCTTCGATCCGCGACGGCGTCCGCTGCCGGCGTGGGGGCCCGGGTCGACGCCGATGTGCTGACGGCGGTCGCGGCGGCCGTGCACGGGCGCGAGCAGCTGCGGTTCGACTACGCGGGCCACGACGGCGCGGCCACGGTGCGCCGGACCGAGCCGTACCAGCTCGTCTACACCGGGCGGCGCTGGTACCTGCTGGCCTGGGACCTCGACCGCGACGACTGGCGCACCTTCCGGGCCGACCGCATCCGGCCGAAGATCCCCACCGGCCCGCGGTTCGCCCCGCGCGAGCCGCCCGGCGGCGACGCCGTCGCGCATGTCCTTCGCGGAGTCGGGTCGCTGGCCTACCGCGAGCAGGCCCGGGTCCGGCTGGACGCGCCGATCGACGTCGTCCGCGACAAGATCACCGCCATGGGCGGCCTGGTCACCGAACTGGAGGACGGCAGCTGCCTGCTCCAGACCGGCGGCGACTCCTGGCACGACCTCGCCGGCTACCTCGGCAGCCTCGGCGTCGGGTTCGAGGTGCTCGACCCGCCGGAGCTGCGCGACCACCTCCGCTCGCTGGCCGAGCGCTACCTCGCCGCCGCCACACGACGACCCCCTGACCCGAGTTGA